A window of Candidatus Nitrospira allomarina genomic DNA:
GGGGATTCGCTCGTTCAGCAGGGCGACAAGAGTGCGCAAGGCCTCTTCTGCGGCCTCCGGTCCCTGGTGTTGCTGTATGGCCTCTTCCAGATATTCAAGATTGGCGCGGATGGCGATTCCGCTCACATCCTGGATCGTTGCACCCTGAGTATCCTTCCCGAATGGACGAAACTCCATGAGTGGACGTTCCACAATGCGATGGGATTTTGGTAAGAGCGACATGAATGTCCCTATTGAGAAGGTCAACCGGTAGAGGGACTGTAATGGAATCGGCGAAAAGGGTGAAGGGGGGGAGCAAAAAATCAGGGAAGACGCATTAGAAATTCATCCGCACGGATAAGGCTCCGACGTGGAGGGTGGTATCCCATTTGCCGTTTAAGAGAGGTTGTTGGTTATTCTGAACATTCCGTTCATCATACAGCAACGCTTGATAGGCTAAATCCATCCCGATGCCTTTTGCGCCAAAAATGTCACAGGGGAGGATCCCCAAAAATTTTCCTGGAGCATGGCAGAGAAAGCCCATCCCGGCTGAAAAGGCATTAAAATCGGAGTCTGGAACCGCTGGCTCGAATGTCCGGTTGGGAATAGGGCTTTCCGATCTGACGTATCCCGTTCGAAAGGCCACATCCCAATGAGGGAGCGCAGAGGGGGAGAGGGCTTTGAATTCCGTTCCCACCATGAGTATCCAGGCATCTCCATAGTTTCGGGGATTTTGGATGACGGCTCCATTAGAGAGTTGCAGGTTGAGGTCCTTGAATCCGGACCAATCCGCATAATCGAGATCCACTTCGACCTTCCACTCATGTTGCGCGTTGCGAATAGGCCATCCGGCGATGGCCCACGTGTAGATATCGGGGAGTTGAATGTTTGTGGTCGCACCGGCAAGGCGGGTTCCACCGGCTAAAAAATCCCCTTTGAGGTCCAAATTGGGTCCGTTCCGATAGACAAACGCAAGATTGACGAGTGGATGACCGTCTTGATTGCGGAAAGGTGTCCAGAGGACACTGGCATTAAATCCCAAAGCCGAGTCAGTCCCGTTCGCTTCCAGGCCTGTCCCAGCGGGTATACCAAACGGATTGCCTGGAGCCGCATTTTGTTGGAGCTCTGCCTGACCTTCTCCCAGAAAGCTGGCAAAGGTATAAATATCTAGCCCCCCTCCTACAGAGATATAGTCATTCACCTTGTAGGCGAGCGTGGGCTTGATATCGATAAGGGGAAGAGACGCACTCGTGAGTATGGGAGAAATTAGGCTATCATCGGGGTATTCGATATTCAGGGCATACGGGGTGGTAACCCCAATTCCTACGGTCCAATTCGGGAGATTGTCCAGGCCTAAGGCCGGAAGGTTTGCAGTGAGGAATAATGAACTGGGTGGGGGAGAGGAGATCGTTCCACCAACACCACCCTTGACGGTTG
This region includes:
- a CDS encoding OmpP1/FadL family transporter; its protein translation is MTTLIICRLVALCLILGLFNTIITPQTVRAEGFRILDHGASATGQGAAFTAQADDASALHYNPAGMTQLKGIQFYAGTLLIGGTVRFKSDLGPTVKGGVGGTISSPPPSSLFLTANLPALGLDNLPNWTVGIGVTTPYALNIEYPDDSLISPILTSASLPLIDIKPTLAYKVNDYISVGGGLDIYTFASFLGEGQAELQQNAAPGNPFGIPAGTGLEANGTDSALGFNASVLWTPFRNQDGHPLVNLAFVYRNGPNLDLKGDFLAGGTRLAGATTNIQLPDIYTWAIAGWPIRNAQHEWKVEVDLDYADWSGFKDLNLQLSNGAVIQNPRNYGDAWILMVGTEFKALSPSALPHWDVAFRTGYVRSESPIPNRTFEPAVPDSDFNAFSAGMGFLCHAPGKFLGILPCDIFGAKGIGMDLAYQALLYDERNVQNNQQPLLNGKWDTTLHVGALSVRMNF